In Nymphaea colorata isolate Beijing-Zhang1983 unplaced genomic scaffold, ASM883128v2 scaffold0018, whole genome shotgun sequence, a single genomic region encodes these proteins:
- the LOC116267940 gene encoding uncharacterized protein LOC116267940, translating to MFAAITPAIFIGSVIGRIRVSFLIVLTIAFNIIVYSPVAFWMWNHDGWLFKMGAIDFAGGNVIHIPAGFAGLASAFYLGHGEKKSYKQNSASISLTLIGTAILWIGWFGFNGGSALASGQLAAIAITNSHLAACAAGLGWAAMQYLITAQPSIVGWCCGAICGLVAITPAAGYVNLWAAPIIGALGGIFSYLFCHFKSKHFEELADTLDVFGCHGISAVWGGIAAGFFATTDSSKHKQASSMETEDSWELIYYLLWSQLHTLLL from the coding sequence ATGTTCGCAGCCATCACTCCAGCCATTTTTATTGGTTCAGTTATCGGAAGGATCAGAGTTTCCTTCCTGATTGTGCTGACCATCGCCTTCAACATCATCGTTTATTCGCCTGTTGCCTTCTGGATGTGGAATCACGATGGATGGCTATTCAAGATGGGGGCAATCGATTTCGCGGGTGGAAATGTGATTCACATTCCTGCTGGTTTTGCTGGTCTTGCCTCTGCTTTTTACTTAGGACATGGTGAGAAGAAGAGCTATAAGCAAAACTCAGCAAGTATTTCGCTGACTTTGATCGGAACTGCCATCCTCTGGATTGGATGGTTCGGATTCAACGGAGGATCTGCACTTGCTTCTGGCCAACTTGCAGCAATAGCCATAACTAACAGTCACCTGGCTGCCTGTGCGGCTGGACTAGGGTGGGCAGCTATGCAATACCTTATCACTGCCCAGCCGAGCATCGTTGGGTGGTGCTGTGGAGCCATCTGCGGTTTAGTTGCTATCACTCCTGCTGCAGGTTATGTTAATCTCTGGGCAGCACCTATCATCGGAGCACTCGGAGGAATTTTCTCATATCTTTTCTGCCACTTCAAATCCAAGCACTTCGAAGAACTTGCAGATACACTTGATGTCTTTGGATGTCATGGCATCAGTGCTGTCTGGGGTGGCATTGCGGCTGGATTTTTCGCAACCACAGATTCTTCGAAACACAAACAGGCCTCTTCTATGGAAACGGAAGACAGTTGGGAGTTAATATACTATCTATTGTGGTCGCAGCTGCATACTCTTTTGCTATGA